A stretch of the Papaver somniferum cultivar HN1 chromosome 6, ASM357369v1, whole genome shotgun sequence genome encodes the following:
- the LOC113291313 gene encoding uncharacterized protein LOC113291313, producing MRTKLPVSAWGHAILHAAALVRLRPTASHQYSPLQLVLGKQPDISHLLVFGCVVYVPIAPPQRTKFGQQRRLGIYVGFDSPSIIRYLEPLTGDVFTARFADCHFDETLYPPLGGDDKPSKERREISWYTPSLSQLDPCTNQSELEVQKIIHLQNIANQMPDAFTDT from the coding sequence atgAGGACTAAATTACCAGTTTCTGCATGGGGACATGCTATTTTGCACGCAGCGGCTTTAGTCCGACTTCGACCAACTGCTAGCCATCAATACTCCCCTCTACAACTTGTCTTGGGGAAGCAACCAGATATTTCGCACTTACTTGTCTTTGGTTGTGTTGTTTATGTGCCTATTGCACCACCACAACGCACTAAATTCGGTCAACAACGTCGCCTTGGTATTtatgttggttttgattcacCGTCTATTATAAGGTATTTAGAGCCTTTAACAGGTGATGTCTTTACAGCCAGATTTGCAGATTGTCATTTCGATGAGACACTTTACCCGCCGTTAGGGGGAGATGATAAGCCGTCAAAAGAACGGCGTGAAATATCTTGGTACACACCAAGTCTGTCTCAGCTTGACCCTTGCACTAATCAATCTGAACTTGAGGTGCAAAAGATTATACATCTGCAAAATATTGCAAACCaaatgcctgatgcatttactgatacttag
- the LOC113291312 gene encoding uncharacterized protein LOC113291312, which yields MENLTKLEFAGLDISGNNYISWALDVELHLEAKGLGHTITEGNNASNQDRATALIFLRHHLHDDLKREYLTVKDPFTLWNCLKKRFDHLKLVILLKGRNDWLNLRLQDFRLVAAYNSALFKITSTLKLCGENVTDEQMLEKTFTTFHASNVLLQQQYRERKFTEYSELISCLLIAEQNNELLLRNHEARPVGSAALPEADAATHFRRGNNHGNKGKHGNGKGNQRGGHKNERGKGVHYQPYQRPLKIAEPKEPKQEKGKGSSSQPPQKSVCYRCGLTDHWQRTCRTPEHFVRSIRRP from the coding sequence ATGGAAAATCTAACGAAACTCGAATTCGCAGGTCTTGACATCTCAGGAAATAATTATATTTCTTGGGCACTTGATGTCGAGCTTCATTTGGAAGCTAAAGGCCTTGGGCATACTATTACGGAAGGAAACAACGCGTCCAACCAGGACCGCGCTACGGCTCTAATTTTCCTTCGCCATCATCTCCATGATGATTTAAAAAGGGAATATTTGACAGTTAAAGATCCATTTACTTTATGGAACTGTCTGAAAAAACGGTTTGACCACCTGAAGTTGGTCATACTTCTAAAAGGTCGGAATGATTGGTTGAACTTACGGCTGCAAGATTTTCGATTAGTGGCAGCTTATAATTCTGCTCTATTTAAAATTACCTCGACATTAAAATTGTGCGGGGAAAATGTCACTGACGAACAAATGTTAGAGAAAACATTTACAACTTTTCATGCCTCGAATGTGCTCCTGCAGCAGCAATATCGAGAGcgtaaatttacagaatattccgAGCTAATTTCCTGTTTGTTGATTGCAGAGCAAAATAATGAGCTTTTGTTAAGAAACCATGAAGCTCGTCCTGTTGGTTCCGCAGCGCTGCCTGAAGCAGACGCTGCTACGCATTTTAGACGAGGAAATAATCATGGTAACAAAGGAAAACATGGAAATGGTAAAGGAAACCAACGTGGGGGCCACAAAAATGAACGAGGAAAGGGTGTCCATTACCAGCCGTACCAACGGCCGCTAAAAATTGCGGAACCAAAGGAACCGAAGCAAGAAAAGGGAAAGGGTTCTTCTAGTCAACCTCCTCAGAAAAGTGTTTGCTATCGCTGTGGCTTAACTGATCACTGGCAGCGTACCTGTCGTACGCCAGAACATTTTGTTAGGTCTATCAGGCGTCCCTGA
- the LOC113288872 gene encoding annexin D5-like produces MSTLVPPPPMLFNPRDDAMSLYRAFKGFGCDTPTVINILSHRDATQRALIQQEYRNLKGEELTKRLSSELKGDTKNAVLLWLYDPAGRDATIVKQTFLGNTVDLQCLTEVICSRTPSQIQTFKHIYYSRYYVQLEQDIERYTTGDHKKLLLAYVSVPRYEGPEVDRLMAEQDAQALYKAGEKKIGTDEKTFIQILSGRSRAHMAAVCHAYRSKYGKSLVKAIKSETSGKFLFGLLTIVRCAENPGKFFAKELYKSMKGLGTNEATLTRIVVTRAEIDMYYLKAEYHKKYKKTLADAIHSETSGNYRTFLLSLVGS; encoded by the exons ATGTCGACGCTAGTACCTCCTCCTCCTATGTTATTCAACCCCCGCGATGATGCAATGAGCCTCTACCGTGCTTTTAAAG GATTTGGTTGTGACACTCCAACAGTTATTAATATCCTTTCTCATCGGGACGCAACCCAGCGTGCTTTGATCCAGCAAGAGTACAGGAATTTGAAAGGCGAAGAGCTCACAAAGCGTTTGTCTTCGGAACTTAAAGGTGACACCAAG AATGCTGTTCTGCTTTGGCTATATGATCCAGCGGGACGAGACGCAACAATAGTAAAGCAGACATTTCTTGGGAATACTGTCGATCTTCAATGTTTAACTGAAGTAATATGTTCTCGTACCCCATCCCAGATACAAACATTTAAGCATATATACTACTCGAGGTATTATGTTCAGCTCGAGCAGGATATCGAAAGGTACACCACAGGGGATCATAAAAAG TTGCTACTTGCGTATGTAAGTGTGCCAAGATATGAAGGACCAGAAGTGGATCGATTGATGGCAGAACAGGATGCGCAAGCTTTATACAAAGCTGGAGAGAAGAAAATAGGGACTGACGAGAAGACTTTCATCCAAATTCTTAGCGGACGCAGTAGGGCACATATGGCTGCTGTTTGTCATGCTTATCGCAGTAAGTATGGGAAGTCACTCGTAAAG GCAATAAAGAGTGAAACATCTGGAAAATTCTTGTTTGGTCTTCTGACAATTGTAAGATGTGCAGAAAACCCCGGCAAGTTCTTTGCAAAG GAGTTGTATAAATCAATGAAAGGCTTGGGAACAAATGAAGCAACACTGACAAGGATAGTTGTGACAAGAGCTGAAATTGATATGTATTATTTAAAGGCTGAATACCATAAGAAATACAAGAAGACTTTGGCGGATGCTATTCATTCAGAGACATCAGGTAACTACAGGACCTTCCTTCTTAGTCTTGTGGGATCCTAG
- the LOC113291314 gene encoding uncharacterized protein LOC113291314: MAARLEKDKEFHISMMLEGSMEDKEATFKYLLTSVKGPEGNAPVKWEHWMRMPECGHLLADTWNCVVHFFWKGLSIAFAPKHAVCLEQLKHRRIVMALVDKNHFIGLQLNKECPLPPLCMFSFWEKFRNKKSKEWMKLYEDNMDLWNVLDESKECHIDLTKGGLIDLNEIPPIYLSDD, translated from the coding sequence ATGGCCGCCCGACTAGAAAAGGACAAGGAGTTTCatatctcaatgatgctagaagGTTCCATGGAGGACAAAGAAGCAACTTTTAAATATTTGCTAACTAGTGTTAAAGGCCCGGAGGGAAATGCACCGGTCAAATGGGagcattggatgagaatgccggaGTGTGGCCATCTATTGGCGGATACGTGGAATTGTGTGGTACATTTTTTTTGGAAGGGACTATCTATAGCATTTGCACCAAAACATGCGGTTTGCTTGGAGCAACTCAAGCATAGAAGAATTGTCATGGCTTTGGTGGATAAAAATCATTTTATCGGTCTACAACTTAACAAGGAATGTCCATTACCTCCTCTTTGTATGTTTAGTTTTTGGGAGAAGTTCAGAAACAAGAAGAGCAAGGAATGGATGAAACTTTATGAGGACAACATGGACCTTTGGAATGTTTTAGATGAGTCTAAGGAATGTCACATAGATTTGACTAAAGGAGGTTTAATAGATTTGAATGAAATCCCTccaatatatttgagtgatgattGA